The sequence CCGGAGGCAGGGCGGCACGAGAGGTAAACTTTTATGATTATGACAATTGGAGACTAATGGAAACATTACCATAATAAATGTACCAGTACGTATGGTGCTACATAATTTGGTGAGTTGATAGTGTTTTACACACCCCGAGGTTTGAAACTCTTTCAGGGAAGTCTTCtatattctttctttcttttttgtttttctttttttaaataatcatATACAGTATCTAAATTAATTGTAAGGTGTTCGGACATTTAAGATAGGCATATTTTCGgcttatttttttgaaaaagaatGTAACATGCAGGGTAGTGGACCTGGCAAGCGTTCTCGCCACTCAGCCTGTGAACTCGGTATTTTTGGTCATGCCTCACAATctacaaccatagaccctacacgtgtagggtctatccTACAACGGTGAGGAAACTTCAGCAAATCCTCTGTTGACGTTCAAAGTTGTTTGTACAAAAGTCAAATATCCGCTTACGGCCAATGAGATCATAACTGGGTACTAATAATTTGTCATTATAGGCATCATGATTTAACCAATCAGCTTCTACGTATGGTATCCATAAGAAatactgaaattgaaaatgCTGATTCGCAGGCTAAGAAAGAGAATGCGCGTAGGTCAACCATCCGGCCTTCTACAGATGCATGGATGGAGTTGACAAAATAGGATTTTGAGaaaatatatagtacatatgtttttgttcacagtATACTTATGTGGTGGTCTCAATTATAACAGCTTGGGGCCGTTAGCAAGGCACCTTGTTCTGTCGATTGTCACTTGGTGTCTGCCAAGTAACCCATCATTGTACATGATTCGTTATtacaggtacattgtacatgattcATTATaacaggtacattgtacatgattcGTTATTACAGGTACTCCATTGCGTAGGACAAATCGATGAAAGTGAAGTGATAAAGACTGAAAAAAGAAATACGGACGAGGCAAGTTACATGGTTTGTGATTGAGAAAGGAAGTTCCTATatggacagacaaacagaggGGCATACAGGCTGatagaggcagacagacagaccgtgcagacaaacagacagacagacagacagacagacagacaggcagctgcagacagacagacagacagacagacagacagacagacagatcgatagatagaatgagagagagagagagagagagagagagagagagagagagagagagagagagagagagagagagagagagagagagagagagagagagagagagagagagagagagagagagagagagagagagagagagagagagagagagagagagagaataattTTTACACATGATTTATCCGGacataatatgataatatttaCCTAATATTTCTGTTCACTTTCCTTAGAACCACTCAGCTTCAGACTTCACTTTTGCAGAACGACGGCTACCATCAGTACCAGCAGTAATAAGGACAATGTTTGTAATGTGCGCCCTTGGTATAACAACTTTCATTGgtgtaaaacattttggaatAACGGTTAAAAAAAGCTGgtgataattatatttatgtaaacTCCTGTGGTACCATCTTCAGGGTCTTGCCGCAAGGGGGCGTAATATAAGACAATTGACTGATTAActaatttatgtttttataaagatatattatatgtaaGATTCCAGCAGATTCCCAACAGATTCCATAAATGAGCCCAGTGCAATTcaacataattatttttgaaaggttTAGAGTATTGTacatatcaacattttaaaaagaaacgCATGGTGAcaccaaatttgataaaatcttaTCGGAATTTATCTACTTTTCCGTTCTTGAAATACACTAAGCAAcaattaaactttaaaatataCGTACGTATTGTTCAAGGGGAGAGCAGAACACTGAGCATGCGCGTCCCTGTATTTTGTCTGTGTGTCGCTCCGCAGCGGTTCGTATGTTTTGGTTGACTCATTCCCCTCTTTCGTCATCTGTTTCTATATATATCGTGAGTTATTTACTGCCAGAAGTAAAGCTGACGTGTACCAATAGCAGTCATGGTATAAAACTCGATTATTGGACATAAGTTCACATTTACACGATACGAGAAACGAAATTTCACGATTTTCTGATGGTAAATATACAAACCCGGAAGAGGATTTCCACATTGCGACTTCTCGAGGAAAGGAAAACACAGAATCTACAGGTGAAACAGCTGACTTGGTGATAATTTGACTCTGGACACGTTCAATCGaaatcattttttgaaattatagatAATAACTACATTCTACTGAGCAGAACTACATAAACAATTTATGTGAGCATAGTTTAGGGGAAAGGTTCGTCTCATCCTCAATCGATCGAACTTCTGCATCAATTTGCTAAATCATATCAATCGATTGACCTCCACCATGATCGGGAGAAGACGTGGGGGTATGTACGGTCGTCGCCGTGCAGAAGGGATTGGAATATTTCTCCTAGCCCTACAAGTCATGCGTGTGGGTTTGGACAATATTCCACCTGTCACCCTTGCTACATTGGCTGCTAACACTGCAATATTTTTACGGATTCTGAAAGTTCCCGGTATCCGTAGTGTGTGTATAAGTGCGAGGGAAGTCTGGTACCGGAGTGACTGGTCCCGATTGCTCCTAGCTCCTTGGTTTCACGCAAGTGACATGCATTTGTACTTTAATATGGTGTCTTTACTTTGGAAAGGCATTTCTCTAGAAAGACGTCTTGGCAGTAAATACTTCGCCTATATGATTGCAGTGTTTACTGTACTTAGTAGTTCTTTACTTGTTGGACTAAATATCCTGGCAGCTGAAGTTTTAGATGATCACTCGTATATATCTTCATGTGCTGTTGGTTTTTCTGGTAAGTAAGACAATGAGTGAAATTATTAACAATTTCACAATATTGCAAGAAATAGATATGGTTGTAGGTAACTAGTGTTTTTaatatccatccattcatccatccgtctgtccgtctgtccgtcgtccatccgtccgtccgtccgtctatctatctatctatctatctatctatctatctatctatctatctatctatctatctacctaccaacctacctacctacctacctacctacctacctactagtcttgctgctagacgttcgggctttctttcgatgctataactataagcgaacgaagttcgcatgtgagggcttgcccgaacagtctagcgaatgtcattttcagaccggacattccattgagattacgataagcggagGGTTGggcatatatatactttcatatattcaatctctgcatgcaggtgttgacaaacacatttatgtcattactatgtcttatcagtttatggtaattgtgtttgatgagtgtgtagacgttgtcattcacacattttagttaacgcattggtggttatttttacaagcccctccttaagatgaatatacatgaaaatttagctattgtcctctgtttgtgcttgtcgctaatacggttctctgattggcagttatttatatcctgatgacattcgctcgacctcggatgttccatcctcgatagcattgtctagctgatagactacctacctacctacctacctacctacctacctacctacctacctatctatctatctatctatctatctatctatctatctatctatctatctatctatctatctatctatctatccatccatccatccatccatccatccatccatccatccatccatccatccatccatccatccatccatccatccatccatccatccatccatctatctatctatctatctatctatctatctatctatctatctatctatctatctccattcccatctatctatctccatacatccatccatccatcctgtTTTCAGGTCAAATCCAATTATGTTATTAAGAAGATCTGTAAGTGTTAGctgaaattaaaaataagaTGTGGAAAAATTTGTAAATCTCAAATAATTAACCACCAACATGTAATGAAGTCAGCCAGTCAAAATTGAAATCCCCATTAACTTTTATTTGCCCATTCTAGTTGAGTGTACACACTTGTAGTAAATGTTTATGTTTCTGTGTCTCAAACTGCTTAACATGGCATCAAGTGAAAGTTGTACAAAATGTTTCTTTGAAGTTACAACAATTACTTGGAGTGGTGCTGCCCTTCACCAGTTGGAACTGATCAATTATAAAGAATGATTAATATGCATTTCAACTTTTATATCTCCTTTCCTTTAGCTGTCCTCTTTGCAATCAAAATGGTGACAACTCACTTCCTGCCTCCAGGAACCCAATGGATCATGGGACTGATTCCAGTACATTCACGCATTGCATGTTGGGTAGAGTTAGTAGTGATTCAGTTACTGGTACCTCATGCATCATTTACTGGTCATCTTGCTGGTATCCTGGTAGGACTGGCTTATGTAAAGGGTCCGTTGAAGTCTATTATGGACATGTTTCTAAGACCAGGTATGTCTCCATTCAATCAGATCTAATGGGGTGAATATAGCTGTATTTCTTAGACTATATTTACCTctctttcattcatttattgttgtttgttttcgatttaTTGCCTTATTCCTActcccagaacaacaaaattgaaaacaaatgacataAACTGAatgatattatatgtaaataaagtaatagaGCCTTAttcacaacatcagattttaatcagactggtCTTCATTGATTTGTTCATGTTTGCATGTCAGCACTCTACTCACAAGTGTGTGTGGGTCATAGtagatttgtgtgtgtgtgtgtgtgtgtgtgtgtgtgtgtgtgtgtgtgtgtgtgtgtgtgtgtgtgtgtatgtgtgtgtgtaacatgcatgtgtgtgtctgtgtgtatgtgtgtaacagtatgtgtgtgtgtaacatgcatgtgtgtgtggtgtgtgtgtgtgtgtaacatgcatgtgtgtggtgtgtgtaacagtatgtgtgtgtgtaacattatgcatgtgtgtgtctgtgtgtgtgtatgtgtctgtgtatgtgtgtgtaatatgcatgtgtgtgtgtgtgtaattggtatatatttttgtaaatatactCTGAGGTTCAGATTTGTGGGATTTTGAAATAGTTGCTGTCACATTGATAAcactactttaaaaaaatatagtatatatgaaatctaattatttatatttattattaccTGTTGATTAGAATTTAACATTTACAATTCTCTATCGTGCTTTTATGATTAAAACATGTAAGTGTGATgtttcaacaaaatgtaatttcatcaatcaacaaTCAGAGTCTTGCAATATTTCGATGACTGACAGCCATCATCATCAAGGAATGAGAATTTTACACAGTGaatgaaactacatgtacatgtaattgaacATGTTTGATGTTTACTTGTAGAAGGTACCGTAGTTCCACAGCAGAGAGGTGGTGGTCGTTTGAACTGGGCTTCAAGATTCTTTGGTGGTGGTACTACCGGTAGAAGACAAAGACCACAACAAAGACCTGTATATCCACAGTACAATGGTAATGTAGATACTGGTGGTGGTATGCCTCAGCCTGACTATGATAACCGCTCACAGTATGATGAACACATGTATACTGGTGGCATGACAGAAGAGGAACAACTTCAACAAGCTCTGAACAACAGTGTATATCCAGGTCAGTGAAAATTACTTTTGAGTCGTAAATGTCAGTGGGAGTATGCATTCGATATATATGTCTGAATGAAGTGCTTGTTGTGTTTTGacaaatgtgatgtgttatgtCACATTCATTATGCAAGGTCTTACACATCCCTAGTTATTACTTTTGAATGTGACTTATCTCATGATATCAGAGTTCACTTTGGGAAAAAgtctttcataaattatgtagaTTTATGCTCAGAAATGAAACTGTATTTGAGCTTACTTAATGTTTTGGCAGCACTGTGAAATGATTGCAGTTACAGAAATTTATTTTTCCATTAACACACAAATTTCTATGTTTtcttaacaccccccccccccctccatcacAGACAAATGCACatccatttcatttattttaaactGAACAAAGATGAAAAAAGTAAGTTTGAGGAAAAGATGCAACTTTCATGTCTCAATTTTTAACATTGGTCAGATCATTGTAATGGCTGTCTTGTATGATCTTTTGTGAAAGCCGTGTTCTCCACGGATGAAAGTGGGTGGCTAATTTGCAGAAAGGTATGGAGGGGCATATTTATAAATGAACAATTTCACTTGTTTCGTTTACACAGAAACCTAATAATGTTCCTAAAGTTGATGTAGTAAATCAGTGTCATTGTCCATTACAGGTCCTAGAGTCACACCAAGACCAAGTACACCACCGGCATACAATCAACTCTATCCAGATCTTGCCAGGGAGGGAAATACACAACCAGATGCTTCTCCGCCAGTTCATCATAATGTTCCTCCTCCTCCGAGTGCACCCCCACTTGAACCAGAAGACACTAATGAAAATGAAGGACCCCCTGCATATGGCTTTGTTGAGCCAAATACAGATAGAGAACCTCCTAATTATGGGTTCGTTGATCAGCATGAACAAACAGTACGCCCTAGATCTGGTGTGCTTGATCAGGATGAGTTGAGGAGGAGAAGGTTAGCTAGGTTTGATAGGTAGTAAATGGGAGAATAAGAAAAGAGATACCCATActtgcatgcacacacacgcacacacacacacacatgcacacacacacacacacacagatacacacacacacacacacacatgcacgcacgcacgtacacacacacacacacacacacacacacacacacacacacacacacacacacacgtacgtatgtgtacatgcatacgtatgtacatacatataccccTTTTCAACTGACCATTCAGCGGCACAGTTTGATACAACCAAAtggaaaccaataagaaactgcatattctacactcCAAGATTGCAAGATCTCAATTCTTGCTAGATATTGTCTATTATGAAATATACCATTTAAATATACTGCAACCCGATGTAGTTGGATGGGCAGTAATGTTTTGACATCTGgatttgatgtctgcatatgGTGGCACTTTAGTTTATTaagacaaaatgttgaaatgaaccatatttattcaatcttgctatcttaaagtgtagcatgtatagtttcttattggtttctgtgtggttttATCAAACAGCTActgaacagtaacttgaaacgggctgtaCACAACattacatacctacctacctaccttcctacctacctacatacagacagacagacagacagacagaccgaccgaccttcctaccaacctacctacctacagacagacagacagactagatCATAGATGTGacatgtgtacgtacgtatgtatatacatatatatacgcacatacacatacatacatatatatatacacacacatacacacacaaaacacaaacacacgtgtacgtaagtaagtaagtacgtacgtacgtacgtacatgcttACATTATGTATATCTTGTTACATAGGTTTTAGATATTAGACAAGATTTAGAAGTATTTTTTATTAGTAGTACAGTAATAAGTTGATATCATGATTGCATTGGGACACTAATCTCTTGGTTTGGAACCCAGACTTGATTTGTTGCACAATACTCTGTACagttacataattatgtttatcCACAGTTTATTCAATACTGTCAAAGGTGTataatattacatcatatttatcaaaacagttttaaaaatccCAAACATTCTAGTTACAGCTAATGCAgatgaatagggaacttgcaatccagactgagcatgctcagatgcaaaggactatgggattatctgtggttatcataatacctaatcttgagttaccaataaaataaacctgcCACAATTGACTATGAATTGATAATTTGTAGTTAAAAACAATGCAgtattattgtttacaatacaatactattcGATTagtatcacatttcccatgatgcaacattcaacatggcgggtttgtcAAGTTCCCTATTAAGTACCATGATTGACATCTTGAAAGCATGTatgaatgtgaaataaaatgtaaattgagTTTATCTgattttggaatattttttaTCTGTAACGCATAACTTTTAAGAGACTTAATATTATGTTAAGCAATACTGGGAAGAAAAGGTCATGGCAATTGCTGAATGTGTTAATATTTTATACCTGAAATGAAACCTTGAGGAGCTGTTGTATATATGTGTagattttgtcatatttctttgtATTCAAAACATTACAGCAATATTCACTCTATGAAACACTTGGAGGTTGTCCTTATACAGGTGAAAATATGGAATAAATTGCATTTTTAGCACTGACAACTAAACTGGGGTTCTGTAGTGCTATAGGAATGGTGAAAttttggtgtgtatgtatgtatgtatgtatgcatgtatgtatgtatgtatgtatgtatgtatgtatgtatgtatgtatgtatgtatgtatgtatgtatgtatgtatgtatctatgtatgtatctgtatctatgtgtgtatctatgtatctatgtgtgtgtgttttaggtCATAAAAATTTAACTTAAGTTAAAAAAACTACCGGACAGATTAGCCTTAAATTGGGTTGGAATGTTCTTGTGGGATGTGTAGAAGATTGTTCATGCTATGGCAATACCGtcagtgacatgcaaattgtgtataaaaatgttttgtttaaatcTTTAATCttggcagattgggctgaaatttgatgggaatggAAATttgatgcatctgtgggtgtgtagatgaagaagTAGTCGAATgcacgacatgatgatcccaatCCATGATATTAAAATTAGGCCTAACAACAGATATTGTTCAAAAGACGACtgtccctagcaaccatgacgaGTTTTGCATATTCATGGTCATACGGGACATTAAGTTGAATAATTTTATCAAGTTCATAAAATGTCCCTTCAATTTGGGAAAGTAATATTTAATCAGAAATTTAACTCTAAAACATATGTTATTAATACGATCTACAGTATCATCTTGGTAATTATATACATTATCTCTTTTTTTATAGCTGATCTGTAGTGACAAAAATGACAATGGAATATATATCATTTCGGAAGCGGTCGCTCAAATCTCTATATACCTTTATAATTACACTATCTGCTATTAAGAAACACGAATTGGCCTTGCCTTCTAAACGTTATAaactgttgttttttaaatgagtGAAATTGATAACTTCTTAGATTTACTATATACATATCTATGAATAGTCCCTGGCTCATGAACTACCTAGTAAATCATCTACGGTCAGTGAACTTTGAATAGTACAAAAGTAATAAAAGCTAATACATATTATGAACTGACCCTTTTTATTGTAATCTAAACACGGAAAACGATGCCATGTAATGGTTGATAATAATAATGGCggtcttcatttttattttatatgctTCTTTGTCACGTAGCTTTTAATTCTGTAATAGCGTGGCCATTAGCCTGTATGTGAGCTTTAATAAAGCAGTGCTGTATCAAACCATAGACTAGACGTCTATGATCAAACAAACGTTATTCTCAATCGTTTCAGTTATTTCCTCGTTAGGGACTACATTTACTGTAGAATTAGAAGTAACGCGGCGTGGATGTCACATTTTTATATCTTTTAACTCCCATAATGGTTACCGACTCTGCCTTTTTCTTTCTGCCTCCATCTCTTCTACCTATGTTCTAATTCCCCCCGGATATCAATCATTATTGTTGAACCATTTTAGATTTCGAAGTTAACTTCTTCAGAATCAAGCCTTTCCCGCTAAAAATCATTCGAAGAAAATTCTCGTCGTGTAACCTTTTTGACAGATATCAAGTTGTTTTAGATCAATATTATAGAAATTAATTCTATCTATAAATTTGTACCAAAAACtcttgaaattatgaaatttataatcgaaatgaagaaaaatgatgTTGCTACAATACAGTATATGAATGTGAAAGTGAGAGTGAAAGCTGAACGGGATACATTGCATTGATAATTGGGCCTTTACCAACGCATTTACATACGTTTTAGCATACTAAATAAATTACCCAATTAATGCCTAACTTTGTTGATTGCTGAATTCAAAAGACAACCCCATTTTACTGAAGGCACAAATGATGCAGACAGACATCGAGGGATGGAGAAGCATCCGAGTTGAACGTATAACAAACAATTTAATAGATTCCTGTAATTTATACCTGTTTACTGATCATGAAGTATTCCACATGTGTGTATTCTTCCGTATATGCTTTTGTTTTGTATCCATATAatttaagtattttttttcaccCGGGCAATATTGGTTAgttaatatttcatgaataatgATTAGAAAAAGACATACACTAACGACTCCGCTGTGAGACACAAGCTAAAcg comes from Glandiceps talaboti chromosome 11, keGlaTala1.1, whole genome shotgun sequence and encodes:
- the LOC144442520 gene encoding rhomboid-related protein 4-like translates to MIGRRRGGMYGRRRAEGIGIFLLALQVMRVGLDNIPPVTLATLAANTAIFLRILKVPGIRSVCISAREVWYRSDWSRLLLAPWFHASDMHLYFNMVSLLWKGISLERRLGSKYFAYMIAVFTVLSSSLLVGLNILAAEVLDDHSYISSCAVGFSAVLFAIKMVTTHFLPPGTQWIMGLIPVHSRIACWVELVVIQLLVPHASFTGHLAGILVGLAYVKGPLKSIMDMFLRPEGTVVPQQRGGGRLNWASRFFGGGTTGRRQRPQQRPVYPQYNGNVDTGGGMPQPDYDNRSQYDEHMYTGGMTEEEQLQQALNNSVYPGPRVTPRPSTPPAYNQLYPDLAREGNTQPDASPPVHHNVPPPPSAPPLEPEDTNENEGPPAYGFVEPNTDREPPNYGFVDQHEQTVRPRSGVLDQDELRRRRLARFDR